gacaattctgtgtttttcattgtgtTGAACAATGTGATGTGGTATGTACCATGTTTGATGGCTTTCCTCTGCCTCCTCTGTTGTCAGTTTCGAGATGTAACCAGCATTTTCAAGTTTTTGGACTTCATTAATATACACAGATGCGAGATCTGTGTTCTGCAAAAGGCGTTTTTCTGTGCTCCTTAAGTGGGCTGTAACTGCTTCTTTAGTTGATTGTAAAGGTGGAACATTTCTTTTCCAGAAGAGGGGTGTTGCATACCTTTGAATGCCTCTGACTGCCAGCCTGATTGTTTTTTCCTCTAGAATTTGCACTGCTTCTGTGTCTTGCCTTGATCTTGTGATAAATTTCTCACTCCTGTACGGAAGTGTGTTCATTTGCCACAATTTCTGTACATTGTTGAACAGTTCAGCTTCTGGTGACAAAGTGGAGGTTAAAAAAACACTGCAGTAGTGAGAGCTGACTGGAAAGGAATTTTGAGGGGCCCTGCAGAGTCCACCCAAGTCTGGTTTTCACAGCGGCAGGACCACCAGGAGGTCCGAGACGTACTGGCTCTGTGGCTGTGATTAAATGTGGGTAATCTGAGCCAATGAGTAACAGTGGTTGAACCTGCTGCAGTTGGGGAATAGGCAGACCTTGTAGATGTCTGTATTTCTTTTGCAGCAACTTAACAGGGTAAGTATGTTTTGCGAGGTTCAGTTCTTTGGCTGTGAAAGCTCTTTCAATGGTAAAGGATTTGTTTGGCTGAAATACAGAGGCTACTGAGAATGAAACAGCCGCCCCATGAACGATCCGTATGTCTTGTCGCATAGTACGGAGGGCTATATCTTCAGGTAGTCCTTGAAGATCAAGTTGCTGTGCTGCTTCATACAGTAACATTGTCCTCTCTGAACCGTCATCCAGTATGGCGTATGTGTCAAGTTCCTTCTCACCATTTCTCAAAATCACTCGGCTGACCTTCAAAAGAACTTTACTGTTTGCAGTTGGTCTGTCCAGATACAAAGTCTCTACTTCTGAGTTCACAAGACAACTGTTTTCTGCTGAAGCTTGTGTTTCATGTTTAACTTTGGCATTAAAGCCATGCAGGATTTCTAAATGTCTCTTTCcacattttttgcatttggctTTAAGATTACATTGTGAGATCTGGTGATCACGGCCACACTTAAAGCACTTCTGATTTGACTTCAGCCAGGACTCCACTTGATCTTGATTTAGCAGTTTGAAATTAGTGCACTGGTTGAAGTAATGCTGCACAGTGTTGCAAAAGGGGCAGTACTTTGTTGGTTTCTCCTTTTTGACTGCTGTAGCACTTGCCGGTTTACTCTGCTCGCCACCATGTAAGACAGTAGCAAATCGTTGAACTGGTTTGAAGTTCCTTTGCTGGTCTCTTTGTGGCTGAGAGTAGACTCTGCTTACATTACTAGCATACTGTGTCTCATCCTCTTGTATTCTGAGCTCGTATTCAAGCCAGTCGCTAAGTTCTAGCAGTGTTGGAACTGGGATTTGAATGGGATTAACAAACCTTCTGAAATTTGCTTTAAGATCATGAGGCAGTTTGGCAAGAAGACGTGAAACATGAGACCCACATTTGAGTTCTGTCCATCCTTTAGCTCCAAGTTGGTCCAGCATTCCAACTAATGCACACACTTTGAGGGCAAACATTCTAAAGGATTTAATGTCGCTACTCCTGATTTTTGGGCCATCCATCAATTCTGCAATTCTTTGTAGTGCGAGTTGATGTGGTTGACTATAAAGTGCAGTTAGAGACCTCATAGTGTTGGTATATGGGTACCTGCTGTTGATATGAATCTGCAATGAGCAAAGCATTCTCCTGTTTCAGATGATCAATGAGTATTTGGTACTTAAAACGTTCTGTAGCTTCAACAGGTAGCAAATTCTCCAGTGCAATTTTGAGTCGTGCAAACTCTCTGGGATCCTCACTGCTAAAATTAGGAATGGTGGGAATGTGACCTCTGTAGGTGGACTCTACATGAGGATAAGTTGGAAGAGGAGGACGCACTGGGTGGTATGGATAGGGCCGGCGCTAGCCATTTGGGTGCCCTAAGGACAAATGCTTGGCGGTGCCCCCCCCCCAAGTTTAGTGCAAATAACAGTATAAGTGtatgaattttaaagtgcacattttaaactgcaaataaccatgcataactgcacagtagaaattactcaacagagggactacatctctataaagagaccattctgctattctatagaactgtattaaacattttcactaccATCAGTTGTCAGAGGCCCTACAGAGGCACACGCCTACATTTCCTAGTTGCAAAATCAGCtatcagcagtgttgggaacgttactttaaaaaagtaattagttatagttactcactacttgctccaaaaagtaactaagttagtaactgaattactctataataaaagtaactcattaccagggaaagtaactatttgagttactgtaaaaaaaaaaaaaaaaaaagttgctatatgtcagagaatttgtactttttttctttttttttgcagttttcacaggtcagttgaaatgagtagaacagacaggtacattactttcaatatttattgcatgtcaacagacagcaagagttttatcctgcacttcaagtattatctttgtaagaaagggtgtttttggccactagctttgtagatgcgtgtcaaacattgcatgtacacattacatgcacgttcttgcctttgaccacaatgaatttgaagtagtgcttataacttcaccttgaaaatgccaacttttcatcggattgctcctgactcgccatctctgctgcgaatctctgtgtagctgttgcgtgtgtgtgtttggtgccgctggcgcagccgcgtgtgtcggtatgtgtgtaaaaacattggctctgattggctaccatgaaacacatgactctgccttagccaatcacaacggcttatctcgtcattaacccacctgctcactcgctgtgtgagccaggggttcgaattgcatagtttattaaatcaatgcatagtaacacaCCGCATTTaaagttcagtaacgttaacgtcGTTGTaatgacgggaaaagtaattagttagattaccgcgttactgaaaaaataatgtcgttacctaacgccgttcttttaaaactaacatttttatttaaaacattgtcttaccTGCAAGCGACGCGCGAGCATCATAccgctgtctcttcttttttcttttttccgccCCTGACTCTTGGTGCCTTTTCGAGGCCATGTCTGAGGtcggtgtctgccaaatttgacattgatttaGGCATAATCGATCAGACCACTGGGAGGTGGGGCACCAGAGggagactggcacagagattcacctttttctccaCTAATTTGGTCTAGAcctatattacttttgtattgcttttgtatattaacatgcttttagaaatattttatttgttatttatactagtagcctattgtgatgattttttcacGACCCAGATTTTTTGGTGCCCCCTCAAGCACTTGGTACCCTACGCACAGTGTGTGATGTGCGTGTGCGGAGCGCCGGCCCTGGGTATGGATGATATTTTTCAGACTGAGCATAATCTGCGTACTGTTGTGGGGTCAAGAATCTTGATTTGTCTGCAGGAGTAGGAGCTGATCGACAATAGCCGTCTGAGTGTCTCTCATAACGTGCATGGTGAGCTAATGTATCCCTTGACATAAGTCTCTCATCTTGGTAGACTGGACTTGTAACTGAATAATCATGATGAGGTTGCTGATAACCATGTGGTTCGTTGGAAGGGAAATAGCTGACGGGTCTGCTGTTTAGACTGTGATCTTTATAAGTCCCATAAGTAGCTGCTATCTCTTGGCTGTAGTCATGAGGCATAAACTGAACAGCTGAGGGAGATTGGCTGTGCTCTCTTTGATCAGTGGACAGGTAGTTATGGCCTCTGTGGTCTATGTTGTAATAACCACGTTGTCGGTCTACATGCCTAATACCAAGATGAGGATATGTAGCATCTTCCTGATAAGCTAACTTGTGCTGGTTCATAAGGAGAGAAAGGATGACTTGAAGTTAGCAGATTTGCAGAGCCTGGTAGCATCATTTCTTCTAGGCTGTCAGTGAGATAATCAATCTCTTTGTGACTGACTGAATGAGAATGCAAGGGCTCTCTTTGTGGTTCTACAGGCAGTGCCCTCATGGGCTGAGGAAGATCGTCTCGATCTCTAAACAGAACTGGCCTGTCCTCAGTGGCTGCTGTTTATGGACTTGAGGAGAGAACTTTATGATCTGCATCAATTATTCGCCTTGGAGAAGTCAGAGTACGGGGCTTTGGCTGTGACAGTGGCTGCGGCAAACCCTGATATGTCTCCACAAATGAGCTTCTTTCATTTGATGCAGTGCTCATACTTTTTGTTGGTTCTGGTCCGCTTTCAGTACATGGGAACTCTTTAAAGGCATGCTTTTTACCTGGCTCAGGTCCAGTTGCAGGCTGTTCATCAGAATGAAGTAGCTGACATGGCATTGTGTAATCAACATAGAAGTCATCTAAGTATCTTGGTTGGATGACTTGTCGACCTGCTGGTAAATCTGAGGTAGCCTGTCTTTCTATTCTGGACATGGTGATGCTGAAGTAGCTGCTTaaatccggctcgaaggaccaaatTTTGTATGAAAGTTGTTAAGGTGCGGATCATATACTAGGTGACAACCGCTACAGATTGTTCAGGCAGAACAATAAATCACTTGGTCCATGTCCACAATAAAGTTCTTTACTTTTGTCTTTTGCTTCATACATCAGTAGGGGTGTGGTTACAGTATGAACTATAAATCGGACCCGATCAGCATGGAGATCTCTAAAAAACTGCCGTGAGATTTAGCACAAAGTTACATGTCTGGGCAAGAACACATTTTGACTGACATTCATTTCTCCCGATCTAAACCAATGAAATTACAAGAATGATAGTCAGGTGATTCAGAAATTATGTATATCCTAAAGCGTAACAAATTAAatgtccagcagagggcaccaggCACTAAATCTTACTCTTTTGTACATTCCTACCATcaatacatatccccttttaaacAAGCGCATGAATGCCCAATTCTCACCAACTCAATCAGGTCTTAGGGAGAGGAACTTAAAGCACTGATGCCAGAGAGCAGTTATACAAGAAAAGACAAATGATCTCAAAACACTTCAAAATcaagcaattattttttatttgatggacAAGTCTTTGTAAACCATGAACAGACAGGGAAAACATTCCATAAGAATAAAAGCACCAAACTGAGAAGAGCACCATTGAGTGTCACGCAAAATACCCTTGACCATTTCAACAATTACATCCCCCACCATGACCACATCCGCAACCACCTCCACAGTCACAACTCTGGCACTGGCCACTGCCCTGGCACTGGCACTGACCGCTTCCATGGCCCTGACCATGGCCCTGGCCACTTGCCTTGCcatggccctggccgcttccctggcccttgCCCTGACCGTTTCCCTGGCCCTTGCCTTGACTGCTTCCCTTGTCCTGGCCATTTCCCTGACTGTGGCCCTGACCGCGGCCCTGGCCAGCTCCCTGGCCATGACCGCTTCCCTGGACCTTGCCTtgaccacttccctgaccctggccgtgGCCCTGACCGTTTCCCTGTCTgtggccctgaccgcttccctggacCTGGCCgtggccctgaccgcttccctggacCTGGCCGTGGCCCTGACCGCTTCCTTGGCCCttgccctggccgcttccctggcccttgCCTTGACCACTTCCTtggccctggccacttccctgacccttGCCTTGACTGCTTCCCTTGTCCTGGCCATTTCCCTGACTgtggccctgaccgcttccctggccatgGCCCTGACCGCGGCCCTGGCCAGCTCCCTGGCCATGACCGCTTCCCTGGACCTTGCCTtgaccacttccctgaccctggccgtgGCTCTGACCGTTTCCCTGACTgtggccctgaccgcttccctggccgtggccctgaccgcttccctggacCTGGCCgtggccctgaccgcttccctggacCTGGCCCTGACTGCTTCCCTGGACCTGGccatggccgcttccctggccttggatgtggccctggccgcttccctggcccttgCCTTGACCACTTCCTtggccctggccacttccctgacccttGCCTTGACTGCTTCCCTTGTCCTGGCCATTTCCCTGACCCTTGCCTTGACTGCTTCCCTTGTCCTGGCCATTTCCCTGACTgtggccctgaccgcttccctggccgtgGCCCTGACCGCGGCCCTGGCCAGCTCCCTGGCCATGACCGCTTCCCTGGACCTTGCCttgaccgcttccctgaccctggccgtggccctgaccgcttccctgactGTGGCCCTGACTGTGGCCATGACCGCTTCCCTGGACCTTGCCttgaccgcttccctgaccctggccgtggccctgaccgcttccctgactgtggccctgaccgcttccctgactGTGGCCCTGACTGTGGCCttgaccgcttccctgaccctggccgtagccctgaccgcttccctgactGTGGCCCTGACTGTGGCCTTGACCGCTTCCCTGGACCTGGCCGTGGCCCTGACCGCTTCCTTGGCCCttgccctggccgcttccctggccttggctgtggccctggccgcttcccttgccccggccgcttccctggccatggccttgaccgcttccctggccgcttccctggccgcttcctTGGCCCTGGCCGTGGCtgcttccctggccgcttccctggccctggccttgacCGCTTCCCTTGCCGCTTCCCTGGATGTGGCCCTGGCCccttccctgaccctggcccttgCCCTGgatgcttccctggccctggccgcttccctggccctggcttAGGCtgtggccctggccgcttccctgaccctggcctttgCCCTGGATCTTGCCGCGtggttcactgcatgcaaagccTATAGTGGTTGGGCAACACTTCTGGGTGACAGGACACTGGCTATCATGGAAACAGCTTTCAGCACGCAGTGGAATCATCTCCGGTAGGGGACATTGGCCCGGCTTCACTGTGTGGACAAATGGTCAGCTTTAGTTTGTGCATATGGACTATATGCCACATCAATAAACAGCACTCAACTTGAATAGCAAGTATTACCTACAGAGAGTTAAATTCCAAGTATTATTCCACTTAATTTTGTAGAAGACATCTTGTGCTTAAAACTACCCCAAGTGATTAATTCAAACCTAATTTAGAGGACAGCAGAAGGTAAAGTTTCTGCTCAAACTTACATTGAATTCAACTCCTCACTCGTGTGTGGACCCTTAGTGTCCATTATCATCATCAGTAACAAACTCACAGGAAACGGGCAGTACACAAACAGGCCCGTAGTCAAGTTGACAGCATTTCATGACTTCAACATTTGTAAATCAGAGATTTCTCAATGGGCCTCAAACCGAAATACTAATTTTAGTCATGTCCGTTTCAAATCAAAAAGGTTTTAAAACGGACTACGAATTCCTTAACCGTTAGTTCCAAAGACAAAATGCCGCATTTCCACTGAAATGAcccggaacaattgtaccaggaactttccccccagacctgttgctttctgcatttgcaCTGCAGTCAAAAGTACCAtgagattaggcaaatagtctggtgtcGTAGGTCTGTGCACACTTCTCAATATGAACGACGCAAATTTCAGACTTGCATCCTCTGTAGTTCAGACTTTACGAGTTCGATTCAAAAGCGTGATCTCCCACAGACAGGACGAAGCAAGTTCAATAATTCTGCAAAAAGCAGCATACTTTATAACGGTCCACTCATCTTGGCTACTGAAATTTCTCGCTGTTCATGTACAATAAGACAAAATGATaaacaccactgcctcctttcattatCACTTAGATGCAGAAATGTATTTAAGGGAAATGTGTAACATTAGGTCTATATAGCctacattacaatgaaacaatcTCAAACGGTTTTGCCTCGattttcattttaacaataaTAGATTGTGGAACAGGGATTACCTGTTAGTCACCATAAATGAATTTTAGGTTTAACCACTAAAGAAACACCcaatgtcagaaggactagccaAGTTGAGACTGCTCTCATTGGtaacatgagcactgagctcctGAACTCAACCAGTCAGCATTTTCAGCACCCAAATCCCACCCCCGAAAGTTCCAGAtctttgaaatggttttcacacctttaaaaaaaaactaatacctCACCAGCAGTGTCTTTCTAAGGGGCTATTATTTACCTAGAACTTTTTgtttagatcctggttcctgcagTAGAAACACACATAGTagcagcccaaagtccctagttcctgggtaaagttccagcagTGGAAACATGGCTATTTTTTTCTGGCTGTGTAGTGAAGTCAACAGATCTACTCACCTGTGGTTCGTTTATGAATAGCGTGAGTTATGCTCAAGTAGCCAAACAGACACGATAAAACAGCAATCAACGTGAAACACACTCGAGCAGTCATCCTCCTGACCTGCGATCTCGCAATAATCTCTGCTGGAAAATGTACTGAATCAGGATCAGTGAACAACAATgcacacaaaactaaaacaaatatgtGTTAGTGCAGTAGCTTTCACTGGAAAATGGGGTTTTAAAGATCCAAGGAAATCAGGTCAATTataaccctgatcaaactcatcGGATTCTAGTAATCTGAAATGCcttaattagcttgttcaggtgtgtttgattggggttggactAGGTGAATGCTGCGTTCACGGAAGACTATGTCATAATAATTAAGGTAGCCTAATTAAGAGTGAAAAGGTGCGTTCGCCTTCATGCAGCATTGCGCAAACCGATTGCtgtctgacttgaagcagtgcatgccggttagaaatacTGTCCGACTTGAGACGGCGCCGACGCAACATGACTGTCACGTTtgccatcaaagtaccgcgagagcgttTTGAGAGCAGCTGTTAAGGCTTCTTTGAGATGCGTCTTGCCTCGCCTGAAATGTATGCAAGAGTAGGCGGCTGCAGTGAGAGGAGGAGTGAACAAAGCGCAGGCAAGTCGGACAGATCTCTCTTCTCATAGTGGATCAGACACCTGTGAGATCAAAGATGGCTATCGCGGGATTCACGCTTGTGCACTGTGTTGCTAATAAACTGGATGTAATTCAAGTTCTGttgcttttatatgaaaataaataaaatgaacaagacACCCATTTAATTACATACCAAAGACGTGTTTATcaacatttatttctttaatacagacatatgtgttattatttattttataaaaattaaattgcataacCCAAAGAGATCGCACTTTCAGATAGTTTGGTAATATTCACACATAACATATACACATAAAACATGATATTAgagttttaaaatcaaacatttatggggggggggggtgaaatgctcattttcactcaatatcctgttaatcttgagtacctatagagtagtactgcatccttcataactccaaaaagtctttagttttattatattcataagagaaagatagtctgtaccgatttttcccggaaaaacacaaccggctggaggcgtgatgtgtgggcggagttaaagaatcacaagcgccagtaggcgttgagagcgtttggaagctgtgacattaccgtgaggacaaaaccaaccaaaacgaaccatggctaacagtcagattcagcgtatatttatgatccagaatcagatccagaggctgaaatttaacaagagcagcatcagcaatgatatctctatgtggtatgtactgaaactgtatatatttgcttagcggatttggaaaatgactaagttccactttgtcatctttttttttttaagctgtacatgtggaaagtgcagtttgatgacaacatcgtatgttgtttacttgatgtgcttacgcgccgatagctaagttaacaacacagagatatttgaagcagttttactcaccgcatgcgttTCCAACActcgatcgtgaccctttttcgttgggactgcattatccttaagaaataagcgatgtgcaaatccggcgtcaaactggaccttgtttgtaaaacaagcatcttagaaatgcagggaacaaacacaaacagttgcacaactccgttgatgctctgtaaaaataaactccatccactggtcccttaatgctgtttctcttttggtaatctgtgcagggttgtcttgccctggcaaccaaaaacacactccttttgtgagtTTGTGCgaagctctcgctctgatcagtgaaagtctgttgtgctctcattgctctgctatacgggagcgtgcccTCTTCCGGCAGAactgcccttaggacccatataaggaaattccgctccatctaacgtcacacagagccatactaaaaaaaaactttccgaaacttgtgacaaaccggaaggattatttttggaacagaaatactccttcaaacatacaacttaatttttgaaactttgtccatgtttagcatgggaatccaactctttaacagtgtaaaaaactcagtatgcatgaaatagcattccacCCCCCCTTTGAAAAGAGAACATAACATCACACTTGTTCAAATCAATGAGCATTAGGCTGTGTCATCAGCAAGtcgtttcccatcatgcttttgatCAGCGCAGTCGGTGGAGAGCAACTGCGCCCCGACTGCAGAATCCAACATGTGCACCTTGCGGTCGAGAGAGATTTTTGGCACACgtcagcatgacatcagagcaagGCATTCGTAACTCCAGGGGGGCAAgggttcatatttttttgaagcacccctgggcgccgccattggctatcAGAccgccacctgctgttagcattccattgactcccattcattttggtgtcactttgacagtgaataactttacatctgaggcgtttaaagactcaatttgtccattaattatttctaaagaaacacgaaaatgtataaaaggctccattaccttgtatcttacgttatggtcccgtagaagtagtttttgtaaaaaataggctaataattgcgtcataaccagcgattctctgtcgcacagtagaaaaattaccgtatggacaggaggagaagttAATAGggaatcttttactgtctattagGCTATCGGGGgaacgtggaggcataaagtcaagacagataattaatcagaatacttaccaaaatttgcccctgttcacgctcgccttctctgcaagattcggtcggtgattcagatttctctaaTCCGGTGCGCCTTATGTGTGCAATGAGTtccaaaatctgtaaaaaatgtTGTTGTGCGTTTTTGGTTAGTGCTCTGCTTGACTGATTTCAGACCATTTCCCGCTGACACAGGGACGTAATACGTACATTACGTACACTGGCAAAGATAAACCATGATGAGAGGGAACCCGCATGTTTGATGGCGAAAGCTGTTCAAAAGCTGTTGCCCAGCTGTTCAATTCAGACACAGAAGTGGAGGACTTTGATGGATCTGTGGGAGaagattgattaaaaaataatgtgagtgtatttttaaatagtataataaaGTTTAACTAAACTCACTGTTTTGCTTTcccttaccttttttttttttgtagaccaTATATTTTAGCATTCGCCTTATAATACGGTGCCCCTTATGGTGCAGAAAATacatacttaaataaaaaattaaaaataaaataaaaacatgtttagtgaattgttggccttctggaaagtatgttaatttactgtacatgtactcaatacttggtaggtgctacttttgctttaattactgcctcaattcagtgtggaATGGAGGTGattagtttgtggcactgctgaggtggtctgaaagaccaggtttctttgacagtggccttcagttcatctgcattgtttggtctcgtttctcatcttcctcttgagaataacccacagattttctatggacttcaggtctggtgagtttgctagcCAGTCAagaacaccaacaccatggtcatttaacaaacttctggtgcttttggcagtgtgagaAGGtgacaaatcctgctggaaaatgaattcAGCATTTATTATCAGCAACAATTATTAACACATTTCACGCACTTGCCCTGCACCACACTTTTCTGTATCATCTGCCATTAAATACAGTCTATtaatgactaatatgaggcaggacaacaacttactgcatgatggagcctagagaatatccctaaaattcaagatatggggcataATGTACGGTCTCTGATGAACAAGATGGATGAACTAAAGATCTGGACCCTCACACAGAAATGGCTTATGgactgtaatgttatgtttttcactgaaacatggctCTGCAACGATGTCCCAAGCAGCGTGGTACATATGGATGGACGCTCTTTCTTCAGGGCTGACAGAGTAGCAGCAACCTCTGGTAAAAACAAAGGTGGTGGAGTATGCATTTATGTTAACAAATCATGGTGTAAAGACTCTGTCATTGTTGATACCTACTGCTCTGCTGATCTGGAGTTCCTGATTATCAAGTGCAGGCCATTCTATCTACCACGTGAGTTTACTTGCATTGTTGCAGCTGCAGTTTATGTACCTCCGGACGCTAATGCTAACGTGGCTATGAAAGAACTTTGTGCTGCTATTAGCAAATTACAAACCCTGCACCCGGATGGAGCCTTTATTGTTGCTGGGGACTTCAATCACTGCACTTTAAGATCTGTTCTCCCcaaatttcatcaaaatgtctcctgcactacaaggggacataaaacactggaccacgtttatactaatgtgactgatgcctacaaagtcacacccctcccccatctGGGTCAGTCAGACCACCTCTCTTTGTTCCTGCTCCCCAAGTATACCCCGGTTATCAAATGTGTGAAACCTACAATAAGGACTGTTAAAATCTGGCTGGAAGGTGCAGACTCCACTCTTCAACATCAGTTccagcacacagactggagtgagtttgctgcccaggccaccacaaactctcagattaacattgacacttacacaaactctgtcctggagcacatcaaCAGATGTGTAAGTAGAGTgaccacactcaaaaaaataagaAGCCCTGGATGAACAGAGAGATTCGCCTCCTGCTAAAAGCAAGAGATGCAGCCTTCAGGTCTGGTGACCAGGAGGCTTACAGCTCAGCCAGAGCCAACCTGAGGAAGGGTATCTGCCAGGCCAAACTCACACATAAACAGAAGATTGAAGAACACTTCAATTCTTCAGACCCCCGGCGTATGTGGCAAGGCATACAATCTGTCACAGATTACAAACCACCTAACTCTGTGcccccctccagctctgcctccctcccagacgagctcaatcacttttatgctcgctttgataaaaataataaggagatctcactcaaagctgagcatcaacccagtgaactgcctctcacactctccacatcAGATGTTTACTCCACTCTGCGTAAAGTGAATG
The Carassius auratus strain Wakin unplaced genomic scaffold, ASM336829v1 scaf_tig00041663, whole genome shotgun sequence DNA segment above includes these coding regions:
- the LOC113085478 gene encoding fibroin heavy chain-like isoform X3 — translated: MTARVCFTLIAVLSCLFGYLSITHAIHKRTTVKPGQCPLPEMIPLRAESCFHDSQCPVTQKCCPTTIGFACSEPRGKIQGKGQGQGSGQGHSLSQGQGSGQGQGSIQGKGQGQGRGQGHIQGSGKGSGQGQGQGSGQGSSHGQGQGSGQGSGQGSGQGHGQGSGRGKGSGQGHSQGQGSGQGKGQGSGQGHGQVQGSGQGHSQGHSQGSGQGHSQGSGQGHGQGQGSGQGKVQGSGHGQGAGQGRGQGHGQGSGQGHSQGNGQDKGSSQGKGQGNGQDKGSSQGKGQGSGQGQGSGQGKGQGSGQGHIQGQGSGHGQVQGSSQGQVQGSGQGHGQVQGSGQGHGQGSGQGHSQGNGQSHGQGQGSGQGKVQGSGHGQGAGQGRGQGHGQGSGQGHSQGNGQDKGSSQGKGQGSGQGQGSGQGKGQGSGQGKGQGSGQGHGQVQGSGQGHGQVQGSGQGHRQGNGQGHGQGQGSGQGKVQGSGHGQGAGQGRGQGHSQGNGQDKGSSQGKGQGNGQGKGQGSGQGHGKASGQGHGQGHGSGQCQCQGSGQCQSCDCGGGCGCGHGGGCNC
- the LOC113085478 gene encoding fibroin heavy chain-like isoform X2, giving the protein MTARVCFTLIAVLSCLFGYLSITHAIHKRTTVKPGQCPLPEMIPLRAESCFHDSQCPVTQKCCPTTIGFACSEPRGKIQGKGQGQGSGQGHSLSQGQGSGQGQGSIQGKGQGQGRGQGHIQGSGKGSGQGQGQGSGQGSSHGQGQGSGQGSGQGSGQGHGQGSGRGKGSGQGHSQGQGSGQGKGQGSGQGHGQVQGSGQGHSQGHSQGSGQGYGQGQGSGQGHSQGHSQGSGQGHSQGSGQGHSQGSGQGHGQGQGSGQGKVQGSGHGQGAGQGRGQGHGQGSGQGHSQGNGQDKGSSQGKGQGNGQDKGSSQGKGQGSGQGQGSGQGKGQGSGQGHIQGQGSGHGQVQGSSQGQVQGSGQGHGQVQGSGQGHGQGSGQGHSQGNGQSHGQGQGSGQGKVQGSGHGQGAGQGRGQGHGQGSGQGHSQGNGQDKGSSQGKGQGSGQGQGSGQGKGQGSGQGKGQGSGQGHGQVQGSGQGHGQVQGSGQGHRQGNGQGHGQGQGSGQGKVQGSGHGQGAGQGRGQGHSQGNGQDKGSSQGKGQGNGQGKGQGSGQGHGKASGQGHGQGHGSGQCQCQGSGQCQSCDCGGGCGCGHGGGCNC
- the LOC113085478 gene encoding fibroin heavy chain-like isoform X4 → MTARVCFTLIAVLSCLFGYLSITHAIHKRTTVKPGQCPLPEMIPLRAESCFHDSQCPVTQKCCPTTIGFACSEPRGKIQGKGQGQGSGQGHSLSQGQGSGQGQGSIQGKGQGQGRGQGHIQGSGKGSGQGQGQGSGQGSSHGQGQGSGQGSGQGSGQGHGQGSGRGKGSGQGHSQGQGSGQGKGQGSGQGHGQVQGSGQGHSQGHSQGSGQGYGQGQGSGQGHSQGHSQGSGQGHSQGSGQGHGQGQGSGQGKVQGSGHGHSQGHSQGSGQGHGQGQGSGQGKVQGSGHGQGAGQGRGQGHGQGSGQGHSQGNGQDKGSSQGKGQGNGQDKGSSQGKGQGSGQGQGSGQGKGQGSGQGKVQGSGHGQGAGQGRGQGHGQGSGQGHSQGNGQDKGSSQGKGQGSGQGQGSGQGKGQGSGQGKGQGSGQGHGQVQGSGQGHGQVQGSGQGHRQGNGQGHGQGQGSGQGKVQGSGHGQGAGQGRGQGHSQGNGQDKGSSQGKGQGNGQGKGQGSGQGHGKASGQGHGQGHGSGQCQCQGSGQCQSCDCGGGCGCGHGGGCNC